The proteins below come from a single Burkholderia humptydooensis genomic window:
- a CDS encoding sulfate adenylyltransferase subunit 1 gives MSIIENNEDLGVLRFITAGSVDDGKSTLIGRLLYDSKAVLSDQLSALSRAKNKRTVGDELDLALLTDGLEAEREQGITIDVAYRYFATAKRKFIIADTPGHEQYTRNMVTGASTAHAAIILIDATRVTFEDGAAQLLPQTKRHSAIVKLLDLQHVIVAINKMDLVDYSEARFNEIRDAYVKLAQQLGLADVRFVPVSALKGDNIVAASERMPWYAGEPLLNVLETLPVEVQAHDALRFPVQWVARQDGSSADDFRGYMGRIEAGEVKIGDEIAVLPSNRAATVAEIIAPVPGGTAAVDRAFAGQAVTIRLAEDVDVSRGDTFVPRAQPVEPAKKLEADLCWFDETPLSPQRKYLLKQTTNTVFTKIGALKQVLDVHTLSHATDRHELKMNDIGRVALTLQKPIVCDTYDVHPGTGAFVLIDEATHHTVAAGMIRAFSA, from the coding sequence ATGAGCATCATCGAGAACAACGAAGACCTCGGCGTACTGCGGTTCATCACGGCGGGCAGCGTGGACGACGGCAAGAGCACGCTGATCGGGCGGCTGCTGTACGACAGCAAGGCGGTGCTGTCCGACCAGCTTTCCGCGCTGTCGCGCGCAAAGAACAAGCGCACGGTGGGCGACGAGCTCGACCTCGCGCTGCTCACCGACGGCCTCGAGGCCGAGCGCGAGCAGGGCATCACGATCGACGTCGCGTACCGCTACTTCGCGACCGCGAAGCGCAAGTTCATCATCGCCGACACGCCGGGCCACGAGCAGTACACGCGCAACATGGTGACGGGCGCGTCGACCGCGCACGCGGCGATCATCCTGATCGACGCGACGCGCGTGACGTTCGAAGACGGCGCCGCGCAACTGCTGCCGCAGACGAAGCGCCACAGCGCGATCGTCAAGCTGCTCGATCTGCAGCACGTGATCGTCGCGATCAACAAGATGGATCTCGTCGACTACAGCGAGGCCCGCTTCAACGAGATCCGCGACGCATACGTGAAGCTAGCGCAGCAGCTCGGCCTGGCCGACGTGCGCTTCGTGCCGGTGTCGGCGCTGAAGGGCGACAACATCGTCGCGGCGAGCGAGCGTATGCCGTGGTACGCGGGCGAGCCGCTCCTGAACGTGCTCGAGACGCTGCCCGTCGAGGTGCAGGCGCATGACGCGCTGCGCTTCCCGGTGCAATGGGTCGCGCGCCAGGACGGCAGCTCGGCCGACGATTTCCGCGGCTACATGGGTCGTATCGAGGCGGGCGAGGTGAAGATCGGCGACGAGATCGCCGTGCTGCCGTCGAACCGCGCGGCGACGGTCGCCGAGATCATCGCGCCGGTGCCCGGCGGCACGGCGGCAGTCGATCGCGCGTTCGCGGGGCAGGCGGTGACGATCCGTCTCGCCGAGGACGTCGACGTGTCGCGCGGCGACACGTTCGTGCCGCGCGCGCAGCCCGTCGAGCCGGCGAAGAAGCTCGAGGCGGACCTCTGCTGGTTCGACGAGACGCCGCTTTCGCCGCAGCGCAAGTATTTGCTCAAGCAAACGACGAACACCGTGTTCACGAAGATCGGCGCGCTCAAGCAGGTGCTTGACGTGCACACGCTGTCGCACGCGACCGATCGCCACGAGCTGAAGATGAACGACATCGGCCGCGTCGCGCTGACGCTGCAAAAGCCGATCGTCTGCGACACGTACGACGTGCATCCGGGCACGGGCGCGTTCGTGCTGATCGACGAGGCGACCCATCACACGGTCGCCGCGGGTATGATTCGTGCGTTTTCCGCGTGA
- the cysD gene encoding sulfate adenylyltransferase subunit CysD, producing the protein MSTTLEQSAFAPSAGASTSRMGHLDWLEAESIHILRELVAECSKPALLFSGGKDSVVVLHLALKAFGLGANRKTALPFPLVHIDTGHNYDEVIDFRDRRAKEIGAELVVGHVEDSIARGTVVLRRETDSRNAAQAVTLLETIEQHGYTAMIGGARRDEEKARAKERIFSFRDEFGQWDPKAQRPELWSLYNARLHQGEHLRVFPISNWTELDVWQYVAREQLELPSIYYAHRREIVRRNGLLVPVTPLTPMREGETSEEALVRFRTVGDISCTCPVESDADDVEKIIAETAVTEITERGATRMDDQASEAAMEQRKKQGYF; encoded by the coding sequence ATGAGCACGACGCTCGAACAATCCGCTTTTGCCCCGTCCGCCGGCGCGTCGACGAGCCGGATGGGCCATCTCGACTGGCTCGAGGCCGAGTCGATCCACATCCTGCGCGAGCTCGTCGCCGAGTGCAGCAAGCCGGCGCTGCTGTTCTCGGGCGGCAAGGATTCGGTCGTCGTGCTGCATCTCGCGCTCAAGGCGTTCGGGCTCGGCGCGAACCGCAAGACGGCGCTGCCGTTTCCGCTCGTGCACATCGACACGGGCCACAACTACGACGAGGTGATCGACTTCCGCGACCGCCGCGCGAAGGAGATCGGCGCGGAGCTCGTCGTCGGCCACGTCGAGGATTCGATTGCGCGCGGCACCGTGGTGCTGCGCCGCGAGACGGATTCGCGCAACGCCGCGCAGGCCGTCACGCTGCTCGAGACGATCGAGCAGCACGGCTATACCGCGATGATCGGCGGCGCGCGGCGCGACGAAGAGAAGGCGCGCGCGAAGGAGCGGATCTTCTCGTTTCGCGACGAATTCGGCCAGTGGGACCCGAAGGCGCAGCGCCCGGAGCTGTGGAGCCTGTACAACGCGCGGCTGCACCAGGGCGAGCACCTGCGCGTGTTCCCGATCTCGAACTGGACGGAGCTCGACGTGTGGCAGTACGTCGCGCGCGAGCAGCTCGAACTGCCGTCGATCTACTACGCGCACCGCCGCGAGATCGTGCGCCGCAACGGCCTGCTCGTGCCCGTCACGCCGCTCACGCCGATGCGCGAGGGCGAGACAAGCGAAGAGGCGCTCGTGCGGTTCCGCACGGTGGGCGACATCTCGTGCACATGCCCGGTCGAGAGCGACGCTGACGACGTGGAGAAGATCATCGCGGAGACGGCGGTGACGGAGATCACGGAGCGCGGCGCGACGCGGATGGACGACCAGGCGTCGGAGGCCGCGATGGAGCAGCGCAAGAAGCAGGGCTATTTCTGA
- a CDS encoding phosphoadenylyl-sulfate reductase — translation MSAADATTLTPALAGKIGRLDALLAQIAGRHPKVKLASSLAAEDMLITHAILSKSVAIGIFSLNTGRLHTETLGMIERVRERYGYEIEQFHPRQDAVDAYVAEHGLNAFYESVELRKRCCEIRKVEPLNRALAGVDAWVTGQRREQSVTRAELHEEEHDAARGIAKYNPLADWTERDVWAYLKAFDVPVNPLHARGYPSIGCEPCTRAIRPGEDSRAGRWWWESRDTKECGLHIAITPVPSAGAESASA, via the coding sequence ATGAGCGCCGCCGACGCAACGACGCTGACCCCGGCGCTCGCCGGCAAGATCGGGCGGCTCGACGCGCTGCTCGCGCAAATCGCCGGCCGTCATCCGAAGGTCAAGCTCGCGAGCAGCCTCGCGGCGGAAGATATGCTGATTACGCATGCGATCCTGTCGAAGAGCGTCGCGATCGGCATCTTCTCGCTGAATACCGGCCGCTTGCATACGGAGACGCTCGGCATGATCGAGCGCGTGCGCGAGCGCTACGGCTACGAGATCGAGCAGTTCCACCCCCGGCAGGACGCGGTCGACGCGTACGTCGCCGAGCACGGCCTGAACGCGTTCTACGAGAGCGTCGAGCTGCGCAAGCGCTGCTGCGAGATCCGCAAGGTCGAGCCGCTGAACCGCGCGCTCGCGGGCGTCGACGCATGGGTGACGGGCCAGCGGCGCGAGCAGTCGGTCACGCGCGCGGAGCTCCACGAAGAGGAGCACGACGCCGCGCGCGGGATCGCGAAGTACAACCCGCTCGCCGACTGGACCGAACGCGACGTGTGGGCTTACCTGAAGGCGTTCGACGTGCCCGTCAATCCGCTGCACGCGCGCGGCTATCCGAGCATCGGCTGCGAGCCGTGCACGCGCGCGATCCGTCCCGGCGAGGACAGCCGCGCGGGCCGCTGGTGGTGGGAGTCGCGCGACACGAAGGAGTGCGGGCTGCACATCGCGATCACGCCGGTGCCGTCGGCCGGAGCCGAATCGGCTTCCGCCTGA
- a CDS encoding DUF934 domain-containing protein, translating to MALIIKNREVVDDAWQVVRAAEDGALPALDALPAGKVLVPLALWLEARDALVAAKTKDELGVWLAPDSEPADLVADFGRIAVIGVEFPRFADGRGYSIARLLRERHGWTGELRAIGDVLRDQILYLSRCGFDAFAVRADKDIRDALNAFGEFSQRYQGAFDEPAPLFRRRAAAAEAKVNA from the coding sequence ATGGCTTTGATTATCAAGAATCGCGAAGTGGTCGACGACGCATGGCAAGTCGTGCGCGCGGCCGAAGACGGCGCGCTGCCCGCACTCGACGCGCTGCCGGCCGGCAAGGTGCTCGTGCCGCTCGCGCTGTGGCTGGAGGCGCGCGACGCGCTCGTCGCCGCGAAGACGAAGGACGAACTCGGCGTGTGGCTCGCGCCCGACAGCGAACCCGCCGACCTCGTGGCCGATTTCGGCCGCATCGCGGTGATCGGCGTCGAATTCCCGCGCTTCGCGGATGGCCGCGGCTACAGCATCGCGCGCCTGCTGCGCGAGCGCCACGGCTGGACGGGCGAGCTGCGCGCGATCGGCGACGTGCTGCGCGACCAGATCCTTTACCTGTCGCGCTGCGGCTTCGATGCGTTCGCGGTGCGCGCGGACAAGGACATCCGCGACGCGCTGAACGCGTTCGGCGAGTTCTCGCAGCGCTACCAGGGCGCGTTCGACGAGCCGGCGCCGCTGTTCCGCCGCCGCGCGGCGGCGGCCGAAGCGAAGGTGAACGCATGA
- a CDS encoding nitrite/sulfite reductase — translation MYQYDQYDQTIVDERVAQYRDQVRRRLSGELSEDEFRPLRLQNGLYMQRHAYMHRIAIPYGNLRSSQLRMLARIAREHDRGYGHFSTRTNIQFNWVKLEETPEILAKLASVQMHAIQTSGNCIRNITADQFAGVAQDEEIDPRPWAEILRQWSTFHPEFAWLPRKFKIAVSGSKADRAAVQIHDLGVYLKKNEAGEVVASILAGGGLGRTPIVGAIIRENLPWQHLITYCEAVLRVYNRYGRRDNLYKARIKILVKALSPAKFSQQVEEEWQHLKDGPSTLTQAELDRVSQYFLPPVYEKLADTDAPFEQHLLENRAFARWVERNVAPHKVPGYAAVTLSLKNHRVAPGDASAEQMEQVADWADAYSFGELRVSHEQNLILANVKKRDLFAVWEKAKAAGFATPNVGLLTDIIACPGGDFCSLANAKSIPIALAIQQRFDDLDYVHDLGDVSLNISGCMNSCGHHHVGNIGILGVDKDGAEWYQVSLGGEQGTGAGGARLGRVIGPSFSAEEVPDVISKLIDTFVDARIDGERFIDTYERIGIAPFKARVYAARQTAHA, via the coding sequence ATGTACCAGTACGACCAGTACGATCAGACGATCGTCGACGAGCGCGTCGCGCAGTACCGCGACCAGGTCCGCCGCCGCTTGTCCGGCGAATTGAGCGAGGACGAGTTCCGTCCGCTGCGGCTGCAGAACGGCCTGTACATGCAGCGCCACGCGTACATGCACCGCATCGCGATTCCCTACGGCAATCTCCGCAGCAGCCAGTTGCGCATGCTCGCCCGCATCGCGCGCGAGCACGACCGCGGCTACGGCCACTTCTCGACGCGCACGAACATCCAGTTCAACTGGGTGAAGCTCGAGGAAACGCCCGAGATTCTCGCGAAGCTCGCGTCCGTGCAGATGCACGCGATCCAGACGTCGGGCAACTGCATCCGCAACATCACCGCCGACCAGTTCGCGGGCGTGGCTCAGGACGAGGAGATCGATCCGCGCCCGTGGGCCGAGATCCTGCGCCAATGGTCGACGTTCCATCCCGAATTCGCGTGGCTGCCGCGCAAGTTCAAGATCGCCGTGTCCGGCTCGAAGGCCGATCGCGCGGCCGTGCAGATCCACGATCTCGGCGTCTACCTGAAGAAGAACGAGGCGGGCGAAGTGGTCGCGAGCATCCTCGCGGGCGGCGGCCTCGGCCGCACGCCGATCGTCGGCGCGATCATCCGCGAAAACCTGCCGTGGCAGCACCTCATCACGTATTGCGAGGCGGTGCTGCGCGTCTACAACCGTTACGGCCGCCGCGACAACCTGTACAAGGCGCGGATCAAGATCCTCGTGAAGGCGCTGTCGCCCGCGAAGTTCTCGCAGCAGGTCGAAGAGGAATGGCAGCACTTGAAGGACGGCCCGTCGACGCTCACGCAGGCCGAACTCGACCGCGTGTCCCAGTACTTCCTGCCGCCCGTCTACGAAAAGCTCGCCGACACCGACGCGCCGTTCGAACAGCATCTGCTCGAGAACCGCGCATTCGCGCGCTGGGTCGAGCGCAACGTCGCGCCGCACAAGGTGCCGGGGTACGCGGCCGTCACGCTGTCGCTGAAGAATCACCGCGTGGCGCCCGGCGACGCGAGCGCCGAGCAGATGGAGCAGGTCGCCGACTGGGCCGACGCGTACTCGTTCGGCGAGCTGCGCGTGTCGCACGAGCAGAACCTGATTCTCGCGAACGTGAAGAAGCGCGATCTGTTCGCCGTGTGGGAAAAGGCGAAGGCGGCCGGCTTCGCGACGCCGAACGTGGGCCTCCTGACCGACATCATCGCGTGCCCGGGCGGCGACTTCTGCTCGCTCGCGAACGCGAAGTCGATCCCGATCGCGCTCGCGATCCAGCAGCGCTTCGACGATCTCGACTACGTGCACGACCTGGGCGACGTGTCGCTCAACATCTCGGGCTGCATGAACTCGTGCGGACACCACCACGTCGGCAACATCGGCATTCTCGGCGTCGACAAGGACGGCGCCGAGTGGTATCAGGTGTCGCTCGGCGGCGAGCAGGGCACGGGCGCGGGCGGCGCGCGCCTCGGCCGCGTGATCGGCCCGTCGTTCTCCGCGGAGGAGGTGCCCGACGTGATCTCGAAGCTGATCGACACGTTCGTCGATGCGCGCATCGACGGCGAGCGCTTTATCGACACGTACGAGCGCATCGGCATCGCGCCGTTCAAGGCGCGCGTCTACGCGGCGCGCCAGACCGCGCACGCGTAA
- a CDS encoding CysB family HTH-type transcriptional regulator, producing MNLHQFRFVREAVRQNFNLTEAAKALYTSQPGVSKAIIELEDELGVEIFTRHGKRVRSLTEPGRIILASVERILQEVESLKRVGKDYAAQDQGNLTIAATHTQARYSLPAAIAEFKKRFPKVHLSILQGSPTQVAEMVIHDQADLAIATEAIADYKELVSLPCFQWHHAAVVPADHPLLERKPLSLDDLAQFPLITYDDAFAGRKKINQAFALHRLTPDIVLEAIDADVIKTYVELGLGVGIMADIAFNPERDRNLRAIPVGHLFGSNVTRVALKQGAYLRGYIYTLVELLSPTLNRKLVETALKGEAETYEL from the coding sequence ATGAACCTGCACCAATTTCGCTTCGTGCGCGAGGCCGTCCGGCAGAATTTCAACCTCACGGAAGCCGCGAAGGCGCTGTACACGTCGCAGCCCGGGGTGTCGAAAGCCATCATCGAACTCGAGGACGAGCTCGGCGTCGAGATCTTCACGCGCCACGGCAAGCGCGTGCGCTCGCTGACCGAGCCGGGAAGGATCATTCTCGCGTCGGTCGAGCGGATTCTCCAGGAGGTCGAAAGCCTTAAAAGGGTCGGAAAAGATTACGCGGCGCAGGACCAGGGCAACCTGACGATCGCCGCGACGCACACGCAGGCCCGCTACTCGCTGCCCGCCGCGATCGCCGAGTTCAAGAAGCGCTTCCCGAAGGTGCATCTGTCGATCCTGCAAGGCAGCCCGACGCAGGTCGCCGAAATGGTGATCCACGATCAGGCTGACCTCGCGATCGCGACGGAGGCGATCGCCGACTATAAGGAGCTCGTGTCGCTGCCCTGCTTCCAGTGGCACCACGCGGCCGTCGTGCCGGCCGATCACCCGCTCCTCGAGCGCAAGCCGCTGTCGCTCGACGATCTCGCGCAATTCCCGCTCATCACGTACGACGACGCGTTCGCCGGCCGCAAGAAGATCAACCAGGCGTTCGCGCTGCATCGCCTCACGCCCGACATCGTGCTCGAGGCGATCGACGCGGACGTGATCAAGACCTACGTTGAGCTCGGGCTCGGCGTCGGCATCATGGCCGACATCGCGTTCAACCCGGAGCGCGACCGCAATCTGCGCGCGATTCCGGTCGGGCACCTGTTCGGCAGCAACGTGACGCGCGTCGCGCTCAAGCAGGGCGCGTATCTGCGCGGTTATATCTATACGCTCGTCGAGCTGCTGTCGCCGACGCTCAACCGCAAGCTCGTCGAGACCGCGCTCAAGGGCGAGGCCGAGACCTACGAGCTGTGA
- a CDS encoding ABC transporter substrate-binding protein translates to MKPSCLLRRAAACAAVALACTAARADLTVGVDLSTTGPAATIGLTSKNAILMWPNTIAGQKLNVIVLDDASDPGLAVRNIRRLVTEDKVDVVVGPNITPAALAALEPVAAAQTPMITLIGSGSIVEPQQGKRVWAFKMAQSDRAMADVLTRYMANHGVKTVGFIGFADSYGDSWLDEFTRFAALRKVRIVATERYNRTDASVTGQTLKLIAAKPDAILIAGAGTPTVLPQRTLIERGYRGPIYQTHGIATPEFLRLGGKDVEGTLFPTQPVVVARTLPAGHPAKRAALAFVDAYEAKYGLDTVTQFAGDAAGVYPRLADAAGRALKTAQPGTPAFRTALRAELERAHELIVPNGIVNTSAADHVGLDQRASVMGIVKHGAFVYLSQ, encoded by the coding sequence ATGAAGCCATCCTGCCTGCTGCGCCGCGCGGCCGCCTGCGCCGCGGTCGCGCTCGCCTGCACCGCGGCGCGCGCCGATCTGACGGTTGGCGTCGACCTGTCGACGACCGGCCCCGCCGCGACGATCGGCCTGACGAGCAAGAACGCGATCCTGATGTGGCCGAACACGATCGCGGGACAGAAGCTGAACGTGATCGTGCTCGACGACGCGTCCGATCCGGGCCTCGCCGTGCGCAACATCCGCAGACTCGTGACGGAGGACAAGGTCGACGTCGTCGTCGGGCCGAACATCACGCCGGCGGCGCTCGCCGCGCTCGAACCCGTCGCCGCCGCGCAGACGCCGATGATCACGCTGATCGGCTCCGGCTCGATTGTCGAGCCGCAGCAGGGCAAGCGCGTATGGGCGTTCAAGATGGCGCAGAGCGACCGCGCGATGGCCGACGTGCTGACCCGCTACATGGCGAACCACGGCGTGAAGACGGTCGGCTTCATCGGCTTCGCGGACAGCTACGGCGATAGCTGGCTCGACGAGTTCACGCGCTTCGCGGCGCTGCGCAAGGTGAGGATCGTCGCGACCGAGCGCTACAACCGAACCGACGCGAGCGTGACGGGCCAGACGCTGAAACTGATCGCGGCGAAGCCGGACGCGATCCTGATCGCGGGCGCCGGTACGCCGACCGTGCTGCCGCAGCGCACGCTGATCGAGCGCGGCTACCGGGGGCCCATCTACCAGACGCACGGGATCGCGACGCCCGAGTTCCTGCGGCTCGGCGGCAAGGATGTCGAAGGCACGCTGTTCCCGACGCAGCCTGTCGTCGTCGCGCGCACGCTGCCCGCCGGCCATCCTGCGAAGCGTGCGGCGCTCGCGTTCGTCGACGCATACGAGGCGAAATACGGACTCGATACGGTCACGCAGTTCGCGGGCGACGCGGCGGGCGTCTACCCGCGCCTCGCGGACGCGGCCGGCCGCGCGCTGAAGACCGCGCAGCCGGGCACGCCGGCGTTCCGCACGGCGCTGCGCGCGGAGCTCGAGCGCGCGCACGAGCTCATCGTGCCGAACGGCATCGTCAACACGAGCGCCGCCGACCACGTCGGGCTCGACCAGCGGGCGAGCGTGATGGGCATCGTGAAGCACGGCGCATTTGTCTATCTGAGTCAGTGA
- a CDS encoding Arm DNA-binding domain-containing protein, with product MPLTDTAIRTAKPGPKIQKLYDGNGLFLQVMPSGPKYWRLAGAQF from the coding sequence ATGCCCTTGACCGATACGGCAATCCGGACTGCCAAGCCCGGGCCGAAGATTCAAAAACTCTACGACGGCAACGGCCTGTTCTTGCAAGTCATGCCGAGCGGCCCAAAATACTGGCGGCTCGCGGGCGCGCAATTTTGA
- a CDS encoding PAAR domain-containing protein, with amino-acid sequence MTRYLIFDGDHTTVAGTVQAKATPFALDGRHVAHENDDVFCPVCKTIGKIQCSGPRIPMTGPDGRRVALSDDLCICKCPVPPLLIASQQVMSVDV; translated from the coding sequence ATGACGAGATACTTGATTTTCGACGGCGATCATACGACGGTCGCGGGAACAGTCCAAGCCAAGGCGACACCCTTCGCACTCGACGGCAGGCACGTCGCGCACGAGAACGACGATGTGTTTTGCCCGGTGTGTAAAACGATCGGCAAAATTCAATGCTCCGGTCCGCGAATTCCGATGACGGGGCCGGACGGCCGACGCGTGGCACTGAGCGATGATCTGTGCATTTGCAAGTGCCCGGTTCCGCCGTTGCTCATTGCGTCGCAACAGGTCATGTCGGTCGATGTCTGA
- a CDS encoding type VI immunity family protein has translation MTLSDSKPVLTPLQALSRYQEDLSVRLADNSMGVLPGVIGTVFFERGSQPDVRQAILDCFDRFAEMFGEHLKGGKDSDLGKFSKRNEKGVEKIRRAIIDTPSYMQVSVLRSSVTDQDTAAEYNIGVLTGMALQDDYVSPTGRLRVPKGRETGLSHLKFNVPMNLVTTDEGIAKYEEFLRFVCKKLVVRGGYGGFAPILAFSYHRYMPQEWALAERFSGLDIDSTAHLQKQEYDPVSYEGESRDDLAASYDHLHPGAKVGRWGFIKGVNWYTILGELFIERLGGEAAIREKLDRPDIHIERANACLMIRAGDFPRLGAPEEGLPEPYVFVNSVLRVLRDPKPDALHTYIPDLPSADTKNARKWVARFDLPDAPPIAEPPTIVPPPVNREPARQSVRGGNPCPEAGWWHTPAKAGSRRYFEVGEIMPVIEGSSWGTTNWHWSPSEKQDGSR, from the coding sequence ATGACTTTGAGTGATTCGAAACCTGTCTTGACGCCGTTGCAGGCGCTTTCCCGCTATCAGGAAGATTTGAGCGTGCGCCTTGCCGACAACTCGATGGGCGTGTTGCCGGGTGTCATCGGTACGGTGTTCTTTGAGCGCGGCTCGCAGCCTGATGTGCGGCAGGCGATTCTTGACTGCTTTGACCGCTTCGCCGAAATGTTCGGCGAGCATCTGAAGGGCGGCAAGGACTCCGACCTTGGTAAATTCTCGAAGCGGAACGAGAAGGGCGTTGAGAAGATTCGACGGGCGATTATCGATACACCGTCTTATATGCAAGTCAGTGTGTTGCGTTCCAGCGTAACCGATCAAGACACAGCGGCGGAATACAACATTGGGGTGCTAACCGGAATGGCACTTCAAGACGATTATGTTTCACCTACCGGACGATTGAGAGTACCTAAGGGAAGGGAGACGGGTTTATCGCATCTGAAATTCAATGTGCCGATGAACTTGGTCACTACCGACGAGGGCATCGCGAAGTACGAGGAATTTCTGCGTTTTGTGTGTAAAAAACTCGTGGTTCGTGGCGGCTATGGTGGGTTTGCGCCGATTCTTGCGTTTAGTTACCACCGCTATATGCCCCAAGAATGGGCGCTTGCCGAACGTTTCAGTGGGTTAGACATTGACAGCACTGCGCACTTGCAGAAGCAAGAGTACGACCCGGTGTCTTATGAAGGCGAGTCTAGGGACGATCTAGCCGCGTCCTATGACCATCTACATCCGGGTGCCAAGGTTGGGCGATGGGGTTTCATCAAGGGCGTAAACTGGTACACGATCCTAGGCGAACTGTTCATCGAGCGCTTGGGCGGCGAGGCAGCGATTCGGGAAAAGCTTGACCGTCCCGATATTCATATCGAGCGCGCAAATGCATGTCTGATGATCCGCGCGGGCGACTTCCCGCGCCTTGGCGCTCCCGAAGAAGGGTTGCCCGAGCCGTACGTGTTCGTGAACAGTGTCTTGCGTGTGCTGCGCGATCCGAAGCCTGATGCGCTGCATACCTACATTCCCGATCTGCCGAGTGCAGACACGAAAAATGCGCGCAAATGGGTAGCACGTTTTGACTTGCCGGATGCACCGCCCATCGCTGAGCCGCCGACGATCGTTCCGCCGCCCGTGAATCGCGAACCGGCTCGCCAAAGCGTGCGAGGCGGCAACCCGTGTCCCGAAGCTGGTTGGTGGCATACGCCAGCCAAAGCTGGCAGCCGCCGTTATTTCGAAGTGGGTGAAATCATGCCGGTGATCGAAGGAAGTTCTTGGGGTACGACGAACTGGCACTGGTCGCCGAGTGAGAAACAAGACGGGTCACGTTGA
- a CDS encoding helix-turn-helix domain-containing protein translates to MTIRLKLLRKQKGWTLDVLAEATGLTKSYLSKVERGLSVPSIAVALKLSKALQVDVEQLFSESRDRELITVTRASERTSMGSVSSVRARTYESIAAGVAPKRLLPFIVYPPRDYVSSAFREHEGEEMLFVHKGRVEIAFPNETIKLKTGDSVYFNALIPHRMRSVGATQAEVLVVVSNDEGVRDDAQ, encoded by the coding sequence ATGACGATTCGTCTGAAGCTGCTGAGAAAGCAGAAAGGATGGACGCTCGACGTGCTGGCCGAAGCGACCGGCCTCACGAAGAGCTATTTGTCGAAGGTCGAGCGCGGCCTCAGCGTGCCGTCGATCGCGGTCGCGCTGAAGCTGTCGAAGGCGCTGCAGGTCGACGTCGAGCAGTTGTTCTCGGAGAGCCGGGATCGCGAGCTGATCACGGTCACGCGGGCGTCGGAGCGCACGTCGATGGGCAGCGTATCGAGCGTGCGCGCACGCACGTACGAGAGCATCGCGGCGGGCGTCGCGCCGAAGAGGCTGTTGCCGTTCATCGTGTATCCGCCGCGCGATTACGTGAGCTCGGCGTTTCGCGAGCACGAAGGGGAGGAGATGCTGTTCGTCCACAAGGGGCGTGTCGAGATCGCGTTCCCGAACGAGACGATCAAGCTGAAGACGGGTGATTCGGTTTATTTCAATGCGCTGATTCCGCACCGGATGCGCAGCGTCGGCGCGACGCAGGCGGAGGTGCTCGTCGTCGTGAGCAACGACGAGGGCGTGCGCGACGACGCGCAGTAG
- a CDS encoding aldolase translates to MVDTLKMGKAELVALAQRRLDNEIKDSGWTAREKLALTCRILFDDGHDCSLAGQITCRADTPHTYYTQRLGLGFDEITESNLLQVDQDLEVIGGEGIPNPANRFHTWIYRARPDVNCIIHTHPAHVAALSMLETPLVVSHMDTCPLYDDCAFLKDWPGVPVGNEEGEIISNALGDKRAILLSHHGQLVVGKTIEEACMLAILIERAARLQLLAMAAGAIEPIPPALATDAHDWISTPKRDAVTFAYYARRALRHHPDCLG, encoded by the coding sequence ATGGTCGACACATTGAAGATGGGCAAGGCCGAGCTCGTCGCGCTCGCGCAGCGGCGGCTCGACAACGAAATCAAGGATAGCGGGTGGACCGCGCGCGAGAAGCTTGCGCTCACGTGTCGGATCCTGTTCGACGACGGGCACGACTGCAGCCTCGCCGGACAGATCACGTGCCGCGCGGATACGCCGCACACGTACTACACGCAGCGCCTCGGGCTCGGTTTCGACGAGATCACCGAATCGAATCTGCTGCAGGTCGATCAGGATCTCGAAGTGATCGGCGGCGAAGGCATTCCGAATCCCGCCAACCGCTTTCACACGTGGATCTATCGCGCGCGCCCCGACGTCAACTGCATCATCCACACGCATCCGGCGCACGTCGCCGCGCTGTCGATGCTAGAGACGCCGCTCGTCGTGTCGCACATGGACACCTGTCCGCTCTACGACGATTGCGCGTTCCTGAAGGATTGGCCAGGCGTGCCCGTCGGCAACGAGGAAGGCGAGATCATCTCGAACGCGCTTGGCGACAAGCGCGCGATCCTGCTGTCGCATCACGGCCAGCTCGTCGTCGGCAAAACGATCGAGGAGGCGTGCATGCTTGCGATCCTGATCGAGCGCGCAGCGCGGCTGCAACTGCTGGCGATGGCGGCCGGCGCGATCGAGCCGATCCCGCCCGCGCTCGCGACCGACGCACACGACTGGATCTCGACGCCGAAGCGCGACGCCGTGACGTTCGCGTACTACGCGCGGCGCGCGCTGCGCCATCACCCCGACTGCCTCGGCTGA